One part of the Lachnospiraceae bacterium JLR.KK002 genome encodes these proteins:
- a CDS encoding GHKL domain-containing protein has protein sequence MNQANYEWLLSLSGILHIIVQVLCFSVMWHVFCSGKHVSDIVLTGILAIVNVLAGLWPEVPAWVRYTLSAVLILVFAFARYQRRLEKPVFVLLLFYQFHGLSFLISNSIYQYGSEKVFAALDSAAPDYLSLVYRNTALGQIVLVFVYGLVLFTMIEILGKTVRKSWDMKWQDVIFLSVLNIAGAMLARIVLELSMIKMEQGMFFLFEERKDMLWKVPVIALLLWAGEVSAICIFQRYEHLQQERQKHFVEEQQMKLLKQRLEEAERFYGSLRKVRHEMRNHMTSIRGLAAGGNYQAAEQYMDKLEDTMGTLDYRFATGNPVTDVVINDKYRKAAALGIDFQVKFYYRPEDTIPVFDLGILLNNLLDNALEACERLADEQQRRICLSLKRKQQFLLLEVENTFDGAVKWEEGSELPATGKRSESSGQTEHGIGLKNVKEIAERCLGSMDIRISQNTFKVMVMLQQETETEV, from the coding sequence TTGAATCAGGCAAATTACGAATGGCTGCTCAGCCTTTCCGGAATTTTGCATATTATAGTGCAGGTTCTGTGCTTTTCAGTGATGTGGCATGTTTTCTGTTCCGGGAAACATGTTTCAGATATTGTCCTGACGGGAATTCTGGCAATTGTCAATGTTCTGGCAGGTCTGTGGCCGGAAGTACCCGCATGGGTGCGGTATACATTGTCGGCGGTTCTGATTCTGGTTTTTGCTTTTGCGCGGTATCAGAGGCGCCTGGAAAAACCAGTGTTTGTATTGCTGCTGTTTTATCAGTTTCACGGGCTGAGCTTCCTGATTTCCAACAGCATATACCAGTATGGCAGTGAGAAAGTTTTTGCGGCCCTGGATTCGGCGGCCCCGGACTATCTGAGTCTGGTTTACCGGAATACTGCTCTGGGCCAGATAGTTCTGGTATTTGTCTACGGGCTGGTGCTTTTCACCATGATTGAAATTCTGGGAAAAACAGTCAGAAAATCCTGGGACATGAAGTGGCAGGATGTGATTTTCCTGTCTGTCCTCAACATTGCAGGAGCAATGCTGGCCCGGATTGTGCTGGAGCTGTCCATGATAAAAATGGAACAGGGAATGTTTTTTCTGTTTGAGGAGAGGAAAGACATGCTGTGGAAAGTGCCTGTGATTGCATTGCTGCTCTGGGCGGGAGAAGTGTCAGCTATCTGCATTTTTCAGCGGTATGAACATCTGCAGCAGGAGCGGCAGAAACATTTTGTGGAAGAACAGCAGATGAAATTGCTGAAACAGCGTCTGGAGGAAGCGGAACGTTTTTATGGAAGCCTCCGTAAGGTTCGCCATGAAATGAGAAATCATATGACCAGTATCAGAGGGCTGGCGGCCGGAGGGAATTACCAGGCGGCAGAGCAGTATATGGATAAGCTGGAGGACACCATGGGAACTCTGGACTACCGGTTTGCCACGGGAAATCCGGTAACAGATGTGGTTATCAATGACAAATACCGGAAAGCTGCCGCTCTGGGAATTGATTTTCAGGTGAAATTTTATTACAGGCCGGAGGACACCATTCCGGTTTTTGATTTGGGAATTCTTCTGAACAATCTGCTGGATAATGCGCTGGAGGCCTGTGAAAGACTTGCGGATGAACAGCAGCGCCGAATTTGCCTTTCCCTGAAACGAAAACAGCAGTTTCTGCTGCTGGAGGTGGAAAATACCTTTGACGGAGCGGTGAAATGGGAGGAAGGCAGCGAGCTTCCCGCCACCGGAAAAAGGTCAGAGTCTTCCGGGCAGACGGAGCATGGAATCGGTCTTAAAAATGTAAAGGAGATTGCAGAGCGCTGTCTGGGAAGTATGGATATCAGAATAAGCCAAAATACATTTAAAGTTATGGTAATGCTGCAGCAGGAAACAGAAACGGAGGTATGA
- a CDS encoding LytTR family DNA-binding domain-containing protein, giving the protein MKVTILDTGPEEEDEIIIRCSSLNEDLMKLINQMKQGGGKLTVYQDNNMFFVEPEDVYYFEAVDQKVFAYCSSEVYQVKSRLYELLEELPGREFLRVSKSSILNLNKIRRLAPAFGGRYEALLENGEKVIISRQYVGMLKEKLGV; this is encoded by the coding sequence ATGAAAGTGACTATTTTGGATACGGGGCCGGAGGAAGAAGATGAGATTATCATCCGCTGCAGTTCTCTGAATGAAGATCTGATGAAACTGATTAACCAGATGAAACAGGGCGGCGGCAAACTTACGGTATATCAGGACAACAACATGTTTTTTGTGGAGCCGGAAGATGTGTATTATTTTGAAGCAGTGGATCAGAAAGTGTTTGCGTACTGCAGTTCGGAGGTATATCAGGTGAAAAGCAGGCTCTATGAACTGCTGGAAGAACTGCCGGGACGGGAGTTCCTGCGGGTATCCAAATCTTCCATTTTGAATCTGAATAAAATCCGGAGGCTGGCCCCGGCCTTCGGCGGACGTTATGAAGCCCTTCTGGAGAACGGAGAAAAAGTGATTATTTCCAGACAGTATGTGGGGATGCTGAAAGAGAAGCTGGGTGTGTAA
- a CDS encoding DUF1858 domain-containing protein: MAQVTKETMIGELLQIDENVAPILLEIGMHCLGCPSSQMETIAEAAMVHGIEPDALVNKINDFLAK; this comes from the coding sequence ATGGCTCAGGTGACAAAAGAAACCATGATTGGTGAACTGCTTCAGATTGATGAAAATGTTGCGCCGATTTTACTGGAAATCGGTATGCATTGTCTTGGATGTCCTTCATCCCAGATGGAAACAATTGCAGAGGCGGCAATGGTGCATGGAATAGAGCCGGATGCACTGGTAAATAAAATCAATGATTTTCTGGCAAAATAA
- a CDS encoding N-acetylmuramoyl-L-alanine amidase, with translation MKKRIEVVMALVLLVGAYFFAREGAHMVENMRAQKGEICIVIDAGHGGDDPGKIGINKEKEKDINLKISRELQKLLEQEGIKIVMTRTDENGLYQQSSNNKKVEDMRKRCEIITKTKPVFTVSIHQNSYPDESVKGAQVFYYGQSVEGKKLAETLQKTMVASLDPQNHRQAKANESYYLLKKTPTPTVIVECGFLSNSQEAALLATEEYQKKVAEAVKEGILEYLGQGGTP, from the coding sequence ATGAAGAAGAGAATAGAAGTTGTGATGGCTCTGGTGCTGCTGGTGGGAGCATATTTTTTTGCGAGAGAGGGAGCCCATATGGTGGAAAATATGCGGGCGCAGAAGGGAGAAATCTGTATTGTAATCGACGCCGGACACGGGGGCGACGACCCCGGAAAAATCGGGATTAACAAAGAGAAGGAAAAAGATATCAACCTGAAAATTTCCAGAGAACTGCAGAAGCTGCTGGAGCAGGAAGGGATTAAAATTGTCATGACCCGTACCGATGAAAACGGCCTGTATCAGCAGTCCTCCAATAACAAAAAGGTGGAAGACATGCGGAAACGCTGCGAGATTATCACGAAGACAAAACCGGTATTTACCGTGAGTATCCACCAGAACAGTTATCCGGACGAATCGGTCAAAGGAGCTCAGGTGTTCTATTACGGCCAGTCTGTTGAAGGGAAAAAACTGGCGGAAACCCTGCAGAAGACCATGGTGGCCAGTCTGGACCCTCAGAACCACCGGCAGGCGAAAGCAAATGAGAGCTATTATCTTCTGAAAAAAACACCAACGCCCACGGTGATTGTGGAATGCGGATTTCTGAGCAATTCCCAGGAAGCGGCCCTTCTGGCCACGGAAGAATATCAGAAGAAGGTGGCGGAGGCGGTGAAAGAGGGAATCCTGGAATATCTGGGCCAGGGCGGAACACCATAA
- a CDS encoding ABC transporter permease: protein MKKFFSLTRRNCLIFLRDRGAVFFSLLSMLIVLMLMGVFLGNMNEESVVNLLNQYGGARNKDLDAAHAKELVQYWTLAGILIVNAVTVTLTVLGNRVSDLSESRLASLYSAPVSQGVIALSYVASAVLVGVLMCMLTLGAALCYIAATGGTWLTFGALARITGLIVLNVCVFAVVMYFFTLFVKSSSAWSGIGTVVGTLVGFVGAIYLPMGNLPEGVAAVLKYIPIFHGASLMRTVCCEQALETTFAGTPAELLTEYREYMGITVEMGGKAVDSLFQVLFLAGCGIIAFILTVLVQKRKDISDR from the coding sequence ATGAAAAAATTTTTCAGTCTGACCAGGAGAAACTGCCTGATATTTTTAAGAGACAGAGGGGCAGTGTTTTTTTCACTGCTGTCCATGCTGATTGTACTGATGCTGATGGGGGTATTTCTGGGAAATATGAATGAAGAAAGTGTGGTAAATCTGCTGAACCAGTACGGTGGCGCCCGGAATAAGGATCTGGATGCAGCCCATGCGAAAGAACTGGTGCAGTACTGGACACTGGCGGGAATCCTGATTGTAAATGCAGTTACTGTTACGCTGACAGTTCTTGGAAACCGGGTGTCAGATTTATCTGAAAGCAGGCTGGCCAGCCTGTATTCCGCTCCGGTGAGTCAGGGTGTGATTGCTCTGTCCTATGTGGCCTCGGCAGTACTGGTGGGGGTGCTTATGTGTATGCTGACGCTGGGAGCCGCCCTTTGTTACATTGCAGCCACCGGAGGAACATGGCTGACTTTTGGAGCCCTGGCGCGGATTACAGGTCTGATTGTGCTGAATGTGTGTGTATTTGCAGTGGTAATGTATTTCTTTACGCTGTTTGTAAAAAGCAGCAGCGCCTGGTCCGGAATCGGAACTGTGGTGGGCACGCTGGTGGGATTTGTGGGGGCCATTTATCTGCCCATGGGAAATCTGCCGGAAGGTGTGGCCGCAGTGCTGAAATATATTCCCATATTTCATGGGGCCTCCCTGATGAGAACCGTCTGCTGTGAACAGGCGCTGGAAACCACTTTTGCGGGAACCCCGGCAGAATTGCTGACGGAATACCGGGAATACATGGGAATTACGGTGGAAATGGGCGGGAAAGCGGTGGATTCCCTTTTTCAGGTGTTATTTCTGGCCGGCTGTGGTATAATTGCATTTATATTGACTGTACTGGTGCAGAAAAGAAAGGATATCAGTGACCGCTAA
- a CDS encoding adaptor protein MecA, protein MKIEKVNENQIRCTLTREDLADRQLKLSELAYGTEKAKMLFRDMMQQAAYECGFEAEDIPLMIEAIPLSADTIILIITKVEYPEELDTRFSQFAPGDPEDDTREEYTGEESDRVFETAGADDILDLVRKLQEQSKGAETANCDNDFIPLEKAIRQKQEEKEPLVVDITKLFVFDELDEVNRLARVLKGFYNGCNVLYKNKLNRKYYLIISKSQHTPEEFNKVCNILAEYAHQEKYSSAIRAYCEEHYELILKEDALQILSKI, encoded by the coding sequence ATGAAAATTGAAAAGGTAAATGAGAACCAGATTCGCTGCACGCTCACCAGAGAAGATCTGGCGGATCGGCAGCTCAAGTTAAGCGAACTGGCGTATGGAACCGAGAAGGCCAAAATGCTTTTCCGGGACATGATGCAGCAGGCAGCTTATGAATGTGGATTTGAGGCAGAGGACATTCCGTTAATGATTGAAGCCATTCCTCTGTCAGCGGATACAATTATACTGATTATAACGAAGGTGGAATATCCGGAAGAGCTGGACACCAGGTTTTCCCAGTTTGCACCGGGCGACCCGGAAGACGATACCAGGGAGGAATATACAGGGGAGGAAAGCGACAGAGTGTTCGAGACAGCAGGAGCTGATGATATTCTGGATCTGGTCCGCAAACTGCAGGAGCAGAGCAAGGGGGCGGAAACAGCCAACTGTGACAACGATTTTATTCCCCTTGAGAAGGCTATCCGACAGAAGCAGGAAGAGAAAGAACCTCTTGTGGTGGACATCACCAAGCTGTTTGTGTTTGATGAGCTGGATGAAGTAAACCGGCTGGCACGGGTGCTGAAAGGATTCTATAATGGCTGCAACGTGCTGTATAAAAATAAACTGAACCGGAAGTATTACCTGATTATCAGTAAGAGTCAGCATACACCGGAGGAATTCAACAAGGTATGTAATATTTTGGCGGAATATGCACATCAGGAAAAATATTCATCTGCAATCAGGGCGTATTGCGAAGAACATTATGAACTGATTTTGAAGGAAGACGCATTGCAGATACTGAGTAAAATTTGA
- a CDS encoding LytTR family DNA-binding domain-containing protein, translating to MNIAICDDETYVRSYLRKLTELYEPDCRITEFSSGEALLKHLEQELPDILFLDISMKETDGMEVARKVRNRTEEKGKGILGSLPLLIFVTGYPEYAMEAFSVHAFWFLVKPIKEPEFAAVLEQAVREYHCLSDRKGESSGELLVRTGTTTRKVLTEDIYYAESSNRKVILCLAQEKIIFYGKISRLEEELPNQFFRIHKGYLINMKYVERYSRTEVRMKNGDTLLISKYKYQEFVKAYLNYIAEEYH from the coding sequence TTGAACATAGCAATCTGTGACGATGAAACATATGTGCGCAGTTATCTGCGTAAACTGACAGAACTGTATGAGCCGGACTGCAGGATAACAGAATTTTCGTCCGGGGAGGCACTGCTGAAACATCTGGAGCAGGAACTTCCGGATATTCTGTTCCTTGATATTTCCATGAAGGAAACGGATGGAATGGAAGTGGCCAGGAAAGTCAGAAACCGGACGGAAGAAAAGGGAAAAGGCATATTGGGAAGCCTGCCCCTGCTGATTTTTGTGACAGGCTATCCGGAATATGCCATGGAAGCCTTTTCCGTTCATGCGTTCTGGTTTCTGGTAAAACCCATAAAGGAACCGGAATTTGCAGCAGTACTGGAACAGGCGGTGCGGGAATATCATTGTCTGTCAGACAGAAAGGGGGAATCCTCCGGGGAACTGCTGGTGCGCACCGGGACCACCACCAGAAAAGTGCTTACAGAAGATATTTATTATGCAGAAAGCAGCAACCGCAAAGTGATTCTGTGCCTGGCTCAGGAGAAAATCATTTTTTATGGGAAAATCAGCCGTCTTGAAGAAGAACTTCCGAATCAATTTTTCCGGATACACAAAGGCTATCTGATAAATATGAAATATGTGGAGCGGTACAGCCGGACTGAGGTGCGGATGAAAAACGGCGATACCCTGTTAATCTCAAAATACAAATATCAGGAGTTTGTGAAAGCGTACCTGAATTATATTGCGGAGGAATACCATTGA
- a CDS encoding DUF3021 family protein: MLKRLEAMLSLFVKITTGILFVTALYITVYYGRELNLQVEILWQILGLSLICTLGSLVIPADGEREVSGKSMLVRILLYYVYVNIVVLFSGFRFGWFSFGSLKQVLGMVGAVAFVYLGVLLLSFWKEYREAERLNRKLEGRKSAK, encoded by the coding sequence ATGCTGAAACGACTGGAGGCAATGCTGTCTTTGTTCGTGAAGATTACCACGGGAATCCTGTTTGTGACAGCTTTGTATATTACGGTATATTATGGACGGGAACTGAATCTTCAGGTGGAAATCCTCTGGCAGATTCTGGGCCTCTCTCTGATTTGCACTCTGGGCAGTCTGGTGATACCTGCGGACGGTGAGCGGGAGGTATCCGGGAAATCCATGCTGGTGCGGATTCTGCTCTATTATGTCTATGTGAACATTGTGGTACTGTTCAGCGGTTTCCGGTTTGGCTGGTTTTCCTTTGGCAGTCTGAAACAGGTGCTTGGCATGGTGGGGGCCGTTGCTTTTGTGTATCTTGGAGTGCTGCTGCTCTCTTTCTGGAAAGAATACCGGGAAGCAGAACGGTTAAACCGGAAACTGGAGGGAAGAAAATCTGCAAAATAA
- the fucO gene encoding lactaldehyde reductase, which produces MANRFVLNETSYHGAGAIQEIATEAKGRGFQKAFVCSDPDLVKFGVTKKVLDVLDKAGLAYELYSNIKPNPTIENVQTGVEACKKSGADYLIAIGGGSSMDTAKAIGIIINNPDFADVVSLEGVAPTQNKSVPVFAVPTTAGTAAEVTINYVITDDAKNRKMVCVDPKDIPVVAFVDSDMMASMPKGLTAATGMDALTHAIEGYITAGAWELSDMFHIKAIEIIAKSLRGAVENTPEGREGMALGQYVAGMGFSNVGLGIVHSMAHPLGALYDTPHGVANAIILPTVMEYNAEATGEKYREIARAMGVEGVDSMSQEEYRKAAVEAVKKLSQDVGIPQDLKEIVKKEDIPFLAQSAYDDACRPGNPKETSVEDITKLYESLI; this is translated from the coding sequence TTGTATTAAACGAGACATCGTATCATGGGGCAGGTGCAATCCAGGAGATTGCCACAGAGGCAAAGGGAAGAGGATTTCAGAAAGCATTTGTGTGTTCAGATCCGGATCTTGTAAAATTCGGGGTAACAAAAAAAGTATTGGATGTATTGGATAAAGCGGGGCTGGCATATGAATTATATTCCAACATCAAACCGAACCCAACCATCGAAAATGTACAGACAGGTGTGGAAGCCTGTAAGAAATCAGGCGCAGATTACCTGATTGCCATTGGCGGCGGCTCTTCCATGGATACCGCAAAAGCCATCGGTATCATTATCAATAACCCGGATTTTGCTGATGTGGTAAGTCTGGAAGGTGTTGCACCTACACAGAATAAATCCGTTCCTGTTTTTGCAGTGCCTACTACAGCAGGAACAGCAGCAGAGGTAACCATTAATTATGTAATTACAGATGATGCAAAGAATCGTAAAATGGTGTGCGTGGATCCAAAAGATATTCCGGTTGTGGCTTTCGTGGATTCCGATATGATGGCTTCCATGCCCAAAGGATTAACAGCAGCTACGGGTATGGATGCGCTGACCCATGCGATTGAAGGCTATATTACAGCAGGTGCATGGGAATTGTCAGATATGTTCCATATTAAGGCAATTGAAATTATTGCAAAAAGCCTGCGGGGCGCAGTGGAAAATACACCGGAAGGCAGAGAAGGAATGGCCCTTGGACAGTATGTGGCCGGAATGGGATTTTCCAATGTGGGACTTGGAATTGTACATTCCATGGCTCATCCGCTGGGTGCACTGTATGACACCCCTCACGGTGTGGCAAATGCAATTATTCTTCCTACCGTTATGGAATATAATGCGGAAGCTACCGGAGAAAAATACCGTGAAATTGCCAGAGCCATGGGTGTGGAAGGTGTTGATTCCATGAGTCAGGAAGAATACCGGAAAGCTGCTGTGGAGGCAGTAAAGAAACTTTCTCAGGATGTGGGAATACCGCAGGATTTAAAAGAAATTGTGAAAAAAGAGGACATTCCTTTCCTGGCACAGTCAGCTTACGATGATGCCTGCAGACCTGGAAATCCGAAAGAAACCAGTGTGGAAGATATTACAAAACTCTATGAATCTTTAATCTGA
- a CDS encoding ABC transporter ATP-binding protein, producing MKAAITAEHLKKYYRDVKAVDDISFSVEQGELFGFLGVNGAGKSTTINMLCTLQEPTGGKALIQGFELGKDNEEIKNHIGVVYQNNCLDKLLTVKENLLIRGGLYEKDTVKLKKNLARVTEILGLGDVLKRPFGKLSGGQKRKCEIARALMHTPDILFLDEPSTGLDPATRKTMWETVHSLRKDLNMTVFLTTHYMEEAAKADHIGIMHRGHFVEYGTPFFLKEKYAKDKLYLVPKKEYTQEIQAELDVRNLNWALREERILVRMDNTLSAIPLVKSLEQKIAGFEVVQGTMDDVFLNVTEIQENHETVGAAAGRRLP from the coding sequence ATGAAAGCAGCCATAACAGCGGAACATCTGAAAAAATATTACAGAGATGTGAAGGCCGTGGATGATATCAGCTTCTCCGTGGAACAGGGAGAGCTGTTCGGATTTCTGGGCGTGAACGGTGCGGGAAAATCCACTACCATCAATATGCTCTGTACCCTGCAGGAGCCCACCGGAGGGAAAGCCCTGATTCAGGGGTTTGAGCTGGGAAAAGACAATGAGGAAATCAAAAATCACATCGGTGTGGTGTATCAGAATAACTGTCTGGATAAATTACTGACCGTAAAGGAGAACCTGCTGATTCGAGGAGGCCTGTACGAGAAAGATACGGTAAAATTAAAGAAAAACCTCGCCCGTGTAACGGAAATTCTGGGGCTTGGGGATGTACTGAAACGCCCCTTTGGAAAGCTGTCCGGCGGTCAGAAACGAAAATGTGAGATTGCAAGGGCCTTAATGCACACGCCGGATATTCTGTTTCTGGATGAGCCTTCCACAGGCCTTGACCCGGCCACCCGGAAAACCATGTGGGAAACGGTGCACAGTCTCCGAAAGGATTTGAACATGACGGTATTTCTGACCACCCATTACATGGAAGAAGCGGCAAAAGCAGACCATATCGGGATTATGCACCGGGGACATTTTGTGGAATATGGAACGCCCTTTTTTCTGAAAGAAAAATATGCAAAAGACAAACTGTATCTGGTACCCAAAAAAGAATATACTCAGGAGATTCAGGCAGAACTGGACGTCCGGAACCTGAACTGGGCGCTCCGGGAAGAACGGATTCTGGTACGGATGGACAATACGTTGTCCGCCATTCCCCTGGTAAAGTCTCTGGAGCAGAAAATAGCGGGATTTGAGGTGGTGCAGGGTACCATGGACGATGTATTTCTGAACGTGACGGAGATTCAGGAGAATCATGAAACAGTGGGAGCTGCCGCAGGAAGGAGATTGCCATGA
- a CDS encoding glycosyl hydrolase family 18 protein has protein sequence MSDTDRTPEEMAGRNEGKAEDTESRRERAAARRSPRRSSRRNRRRRRNRMTPVLAAVIFITVVVLLALLSVVIKKYSPSKERADLNEYYNVQNEEDLAVVLDNQLLEEQAKYWDGHVYMDYKLVQQYLNQRFYWDHNENILRYVTGTDVVSVNAGAMEYAVTRKNESTDYVIVRVDGEHMYLALDFVQKYTNMDFAMYQSPNRVKITSVWGEIQTAPVRKKTEIRVKGGIKSPIVADLEKDSRVTILDTGEDWSRVCTEDGMIGWLKNKRLGETGTETLAREFEEPVFSHLLKEGPVSLGWHQVTSQEANGKISSILQSTKGVNVISPTWFYLNDNDGNIYSLASRDYVNYCHQNNVEVWGLISNLENPDADSTYVLTHSSTRDYLTSQIIAAAIEYDLDGINLDFEALSGEVGDAYIQFIRELSLKCENNNLVLSVDNYVPTDYTAFYNRAEQALFADYVIIMGYDEHYSGSEDIGSVASIGFVREGVENTLKEVPPEQTILGMPFYSRIWELTPKEGAGEDVESAAEDYLPYTFTCTEEGMQTVENRYTTNGAQPIWSDEDGQFIAEYENGGKTYKMWIENEASLEEKLKVMKQNNLAGAAYWKLGLERPSAWDTIIKYVN, from the coding sequence ATGTCAGATACGGACAGGACGCCGGAAGAAATGGCGGGGAGAAATGAAGGAAAAGCAGAAGATACGGAAAGCAGGAGGGAACGGGCAGCCGCCAGGCGGAGTCCGCGCAGGTCTTCCCGAAGAAACAGACGCAGGCGCCGGAATCGGATGACGCCGGTACTGGCAGCAGTTATTTTTATCACAGTGGTGGTTCTGCTGGCCCTGCTCAGCGTGGTGATTAAGAAATACAGCCCCAGTAAGGAACGCGCCGATTTGAATGAATATTATAATGTTCAGAATGAAGAGGATTTGGCGGTGGTTCTGGACAATCAGCTTCTGGAAGAACAGGCAAAATACTGGGACGGCCATGTATATATGGACTATAAACTGGTGCAGCAATACCTGAATCAGCGGTTTTACTGGGATCACAACGAAAATATTCTGCGGTATGTAACAGGTACGGATGTTGTTTCCGTAAATGCAGGCGCCATGGAATATGCGGTGACCAGGAAAAATGAAAGCACAGACTATGTGATTGTCCGGGTGGATGGAGAGCATATGTATCTGGCGCTTGATTTTGTACAGAAATATACCAATATGGATTTTGCCATGTATCAGAGCCCCAATCGGGTGAAAATCACCTCAGTCTGGGGAGAGATTCAGACCGCTCCTGTTCGGAAAAAGACGGAAATCCGTGTGAAAGGCGGTATTAAGAGCCCCATCGTGGCAGATTTGGAAAAGGACAGCAGGGTGACTATTCTGGATACGGGAGAAGACTGGAGCAGAGTCTGCACAGAAGATGGCATGATTGGCTGGCTGAAGAATAAAAGGCTGGGAGAAACAGGTACGGAAACTCTGGCAAGGGAATTTGAGGAGCCTGTATTTTCCCATTTACTGAAAGAGGGACCGGTGAGCCTGGGATGGCATCAGGTGACAAGCCAGGAAGCAAATGGAAAGATTTCCAGTATTCTGCAGTCCACCAAAGGGGTGAATGTAATATCTCCCACCTGGTTTTACCTGAATGACAACGACGGAAATATTTATTCGCTGGCCAGCCGGGATTACGTTAATTACTGTCACCAGAACAATGTGGAAGTATGGGGGTTAATCAGCAATCTGGAAAATCCGGATGCAGACAGTACCTATGTGCTGACTCACAGTTCCACCAGGGATTACCTCACCAGCCAGATTATTGCAGCGGCTATTGAATATGATCTGGACGGAATTAATCTGGACTTTGAGGCACTGAGCGGCGAGGTGGGGGACGCATATATACAGTTTATCCGGGAACTGTCTCTGAAATGTGAGAATAATAATCTGGTGCTTTCCGTGGATAATTATGTGCCCACAGATTACACTGCATTTTATAACCGGGCAGAGCAGGCGTTATTTGCGGATTACGTGATCATTATGGGGTACGATGAACATTACAGCGGTTCTGAGGATATTGGCTCTGTAGCTTCGATTGGTTTTGTGCGGGAGGGTGTGGAGAATACCCTGAAAGAGGTTCCGCCGGAACAGACCATTCTGGGTATGCCTTTTTATAGCAGAATCTGGGAGCTGACGCCGAAAGAAGGAGCCGGAGAGGATGTGGAGTCTGCTGCCGAGGATTATCTGCCCTATACCTTTACCTGTACGGAGGAAGGTATGCAGACGGTGGAAAACCGTTATACCACTAACGGTGCCCAGCCCATCTGGTCTGACGAGGACGGACAGTTCATTGCGGAGTATGAAAACGGAGGTAAGACGTATAAAATGTGGATTGAGAACGAGGCTTCTCTGGAGGAGAAGCTGAAAGTCATGAAGCAGAATAATCTGGCCGGAGCAGCTTACTGGAAGCTGGGGCTGGAGCGGCCTTCCGCCTGGGATACGATTATTAAATATGTGAACTAG